One region of Dysidea avara chromosome 1, odDysAvar1.4, whole genome shotgun sequence genomic DNA includes:
- the LOC136259412 gene encoding WSCD family member CG9164-like, with the protein MGLIRLCRKTVLLYLIVSFVIISIIGYCFMYGLPGFKENGVSLTSRSSIAYDRLLDAANTSRETYKLVHKGGKDVTRLLDLYVAKFKMFTVSQNVPNVRERRKFVQNEFKRFQAVNVVTKQFGITQLDSVDSQKQFIVCPAYELWKHNRSSQIPPHFQECHKMSFRSSGPVTLLTSYPGSGNSWVRQLIETATGIYTGSVFCDPSYVAFSMIGEGLRTGNVIVVKTHFSKIESSKVIYLIRNPFDAIVAEWSRFVARRNMAGRHVSEVGKEHFGSNAEWDRSLRRYIVKWLNHVKDWLELNDQSTLVIQYEKLQTNLDRELRRVLDFLKYPYTEDDIQCTLQSGMSNFHRNHTKHFDPYTPSQKQFILQKLQIVRKTLHQNDIDYLP; encoded by the exons ATGGGTCTCATTCGTTTATGTAGAAAAACAGTCTTGCTTTATTTAATAGTTTCATTTGTAATAATTTCAATTATAGGGTATTGTTTTATGTACGGATTACCGGGTTTTAAAGAAAATGGCGTCTCGTTAACCTCGCGATCGTCGATTGCTTATGACAGACTTCTGGATGCAGCCAATACATCGAGGGAAACGTACAAGCTAGTGCACAAGGGAGGGAAAGATGTTACCAGGCTTCTTGACTTGTATGTAGCCAAGTTTAAAATGTTCACTGTGAGTCAGAATGTACCAAATGTTCGTGAGAGAAGAAAATTTGTACAAAATGAATTTAAACGATTTCAAGCTGTCAATGTAGTTACAAAACAATTTGGAATAACACAGTTGGACTCAGTTGATTCACAGAAGCAGTTTATAGTTTGTCCAGCTTATGAGCTCTGGAAACATAACAGAAGCAGTCAAATACCACCACATTTCCAGGAGTGTCACAAAATGTCTTTCCGTTCTTCAGGTCCAGTTACATTGCTAACTAGTTACCCAGGGTCAGGCAATTCGTGGGTACGACAATTGATAGAGACTGCTACAGGAATTTATACTGGATCGGTATTTTGTGACCCTTCTTATGTAGCATTCAGTATGATTGGGGAAGGTTTACGGACTGGCAATGTTATTGTAGTGAAGACACATTTTTCAAAGATTGAGTCCAGTAAGGTCATCTACTTGATTAGAAATCCATTTGATGCAATAGTAGCTGAATGGAGTAGGTTTGTAGCAAGGAGAAATATGGCAGGTAGACATGTCTCTGAAGTTGGAAAGGAACATTTCG GTAGCAATGCAGAATGGGACAGAAGTCTCAGGAGATACATAGTCAAATGGCTGAACCATGTTAAGGATTGGCTAGAGTTGAATGATCAATCAACTCTGGTAATTCAGTATGAAAAGTTGCAAACAAACTTGGATAGAGAACTAAGACGAGTGCTAGATTTTCTGAAGTACCCATACACTGAAGATGATATACAATGTACTCTACAATCTGGAATGAGTAACTTCCATAGAAATCATACCAAACACTTTGATCCTTATACTCCATCTCAAAAACAGTTTATATTACAAAAATTACAAATTGTTCGCAAAACTTTACACCAAAATGATATAGATTATCTACCTTGA